GCCTGAGCAAAGATTTTGACTTGACTACAGTTTGATAACCTTTTATTTTACAGACCTGTTGGTACGTGAGCAGTTAAGATGTACAGTACATCAGACAAGTGCTCTAATAtctaaagaaatagaaaaaaactgGTTAATGTATAACAAGCCATTATAAATAATACCTTTGGGATAATAAAGCTGATGAAGCGATGGAGATACCTGGTCTTTCATGAAAGTCTGTGTATACACCATGTTGCCCTCTATTAAGTTGCAGTGTAGTATAGGTCCAAATGGCAATGTGTTGTACACAAGACACATCAGGCATCCCCTGTTATTTATGCTCTGGGCTGCAATGTTGTTGTAATCATGTAATAACATGTTCTGGGCATTATTGCCACTGACAGATTCCAAGAAGGCATTGCCAAATTAGTTCTTCTCTTAGCAGGTAGAcaagcatcatcatcattataaATAGGCATTAGAAATAAACGGAGGCTGCACATTGCTCATCTTCAGCTTCTTAGCCCACATAgtttttgaatttgtttaatcTTTCATTCTGTCAGGGTGCTTCGGGAAACCACTGAACTAGAACCCCAGGGTATCAGCAACCTGCGCAACCCTTCGGTGCTAGTTTTGTTGCTATCCCGGTTGAGCTTAGGATCAGGCATATAGAAGCAGtaccattttcttcttcttgcattGGGATGGGGAAATCCTTATCTTACTGCTTACCAATTTTTTTTCATGTTACCTTATCATATTCTTGACCTTGTAAGGCATGCCTTGGACACTGCTTAAATAATATTTGGCTGAGTGCATTTTACCTTATGCAAATTGCAGTAAGATGATTCTCGTATCCATGAATTGTGTGCCTTTGCTGAGCCTTGCTCTGATCTGCTATATTTGCTCAAGATGTAGATGAGCCTGGTCCATTAATCCTAGCTAGATCCCACATCCAGGTTAATCATCTGTTTACATAGTGTGTTGGTTATTAGTGGTTCCGATTATATTCCAGCTGGTAATGACAGCATGGTAAACCTGCAAGGTGCCAGCTAGCATGTGTACTTATTTCTGAATCTTGTTGGTGTTACATACTGAGTTGTAGCCTTCCGGAGTCCGCTGTTCTCTGAAGTGAGTTACATAGAGAATTCTTCCCCAGTCACATGGTGGCACACAAATAAGCACTATTACTGTATTatattagggttagggttagcatGTCGGAGGCACCAGTGGAGATGATCTGGGCATACGTTTCTCCTTGTCTTTGGCCCGGGACAGTATCCCATCTGCCAGAGTAGAGATAGCCTGGACTCTGGAGCCATGTATCCTGATACTTCTTCTTGTCTTGGGCTTCAGATAGTATCTCTCATCTTTTATAATGTGGTTGAATTCTCACAGCATCTCATCttcttgttttattttttatttttgaggAATAAAAGAACCGAACTATTCCTTCGCCTTTTAATAAAAAAGAATTGGTGTGCGCCACTTGTCTTTTATACTGGCATGATGTTTTTACGAATCGTATGCTGTGTGAATAGACAGTTCACAATGTTTGCTTAGTTGGAGAATCAGAAGTGCAGTTTTTCATTCCCTCGCCTCATTTGGAGGACTTTGAAGCTAGGAACGGGGCAAGGAATTCCAAAGAGAAACTTGTCTTTCCTCCACATTCCAGAGGATTTTAAGCAAAAAATCTCATGCCAATGGCCCATTCGAAAAAGGGGAAAAGAATTGCTCTAAATATACCAGCCAATCCGAagctaatctttctagcattttcgTACGGAAGAAACATATGCTCAAGCCTGTATTACAGAGTTTTGTGAATGAGTCCCGAGGTGACTCTTGGAGACACTTTTTCCTCCAGAAATTTATCTGCAGTTTCTCTCGTGTGAAGCATCGAATAGATGTTTTTACTCAGTGAACCCCAATTTTACTCAATAATTTATTTCTCCATTTTTTCCCTTCTGTGTGCTTTCAAAGTAGTAGACCTTAAATCCCTTTGAGAAGTCCACGGCGATATCACTATCACTGATGAAAAAACATTCGTAAAAGAACCCACGAACCTAAAGGACATGTAATTTGTTCGGTTGAGAAACTTGGTGGCCCGCATGTTCCTCGCATGATTTTTGACCTGGGTGTCCTCCCTTTCTATTTACTTTGCACATTATGTTTGTTATAAGTCAAACATTTTTTAGTATGACCAGTTTATAGAAAAGAAGACAGTCATTCACAATACTAAATCAATATCACTAGGTTAATCATGAAATGTTTTGTGTAGTATATTTATTTGGCAATGTTGATGTTGATAATTTTTAACATAACTTTGATCAATGCTTACAGAACCTAATATGAGGcgtaaaaagaaacggagggtTACTCGGAATGCTGAATTATCCAACATGGCAGACCTCGGAGCTGCACATATAATACAAAAGCCAGGTACAATTTAACCGTTCTGATGAAAAATGCATGGTTTCACAGATTTCACAACTCTATCATACACACACGCAAAGCACTCGGACAAGAAGAACTTCCTTGAAATCAAGACTTGTAGAAATTATTAGGCTCGAACAAATTCACGGTGTGATTGAATCCAATCTTTAAATTTAATTAGGCCAAACAAATGGCAAACAATAATACAATGTCCATCGACCCCTCTCTCAAAGGGAAGaacagaataataataataataaagcaccAGATTAATCAGACCGGTGCAAATGGATTGGCCAAAAGGaggagaaacaaaataaaatcaagATATATAAACCAAAAACGCACGCATGCATCGTTCAAAACGCACGCGCATGCCTTGGATCAGCGTAGCGTGGAGCCATACATAGTGAATTAgtgatcttcttcttcttgccttcctcctcctcgcagcGAATTGACTCGAGGCGCGCTTACTGCAGGTAGTAGGCGAAGAAGGAGAGCACGGTGGCCCCGAGCACGGCACCGACGGccgggacggcggcggcggcggagccagcGGCAGCGGCGCCGGGGGCCGGGGCCGGGGCGTCGGCGGCGAGGGCCACGGTGGCAGAGGCGGCGACAAGGACGGCGCAGGCGATCTTCTTCATCTCCATCTCTTCTTGGTCGAGGTGGTGGTCTCGGACGAACGCGCGTACGAGAGCACCGGAGCCGGAGAAGAACGGAGGGGAGGAAGAAGTGCTCTGGCTGATGCTCTGTGGGTTGTCCTTGTTGCTTTGCCTGAGAAAGGACGGGAGGGCGGGGGCCGCCATTTATAGGGCTAATCTCGGGGAGTGGCCGCCATGTGGAGGCGTCTACGTGCGTTCACGTGCATGCGAGGGCGAGGCGGGGGGCCGGGCGCTAATCTCTCGCCCGGAGGGAACGCGTCGCCCGCCTGGTTCGTTTTCATCTTATTAATTTGAACGCGTCGTCCTTCTGGCTTGGTAAGCAGTAAGCACGCGCGTTTGCGCGTTCTGGTTTGAGAAAACAAAAACTTAGACGAGTAACCAAATGGTCCATCCGTTTGAAGGTAAACAGATAGAAAACACGGTCTAACGTGCGGAAGCAAACGAACAAACGTTTGATTTTTTGTACGCCGTTATGTATTTCAGACCTATATTTGAATCACGTTTGCGTCGAAACGTACAACACACGGATGGACGGGTCACGCGCCCTTGTACTTCCTTGGCCTATCCATCAGAGACACAACACCTCCACTTTTTTAAAAGGGGCTACTACGACTCAACCGGTTGATCTTTGCGAAAAATCAACCATCTAAACAGCCATACAATTTGTTTGTCCATGAATGATTGGAGCAGTTGATCACTCCTTCCATAATTTGGATTATTAGACACTACGCTTCTCTGAAAACCGTCAATGGTGCAAATTAACACAACACCGTCGATGTGGCACCTCTGCTCGCGACCCGGCGAAGCTTCTTTGTAGCACCGCGCTACATCCCAAGTTCCCAGTGATGCTCTAATACAACATCGGCAACCAGACGATGTTTCATCACAGCACGAGGGGCCTCCGACGATGTTTCAATACAACATGAGCGGTCTGATGAGGCTCCATAGGAATACCGACAGTCCAGAGACGCTCCATAGCAACATCGACGTGTTGCGTTGCATCTCCTCCGCCGGCACACATCATCACGCCCCCGTTGCACTGCACCTCCGTCGCTCATCGACGTATTGCATTGTAGCTCCACCGACGTCATGCCGCACCATGGCTGTTGCGTCGCGTCCCCACCACCGACGCGCATCACCAATGGTCGTTGCACTGCAACTCCTCCACCAACGACCCATGCTACAACTCCGCCGTCACTGTCGTCGTACTCGTTGAACTGTAGCTGCGCCGCACACTGACGCAGCAGCCCGCGTCCTCGGCTCACAGCCCTGAGCCCGCCTTGTAGCATGGTGACGACTTATGCTATGACGCAACATCGGATTTGCAACGCCGGTGGCCGGGAATGGGAAGCAGCCGTGCTTCATCCCATTGCATCGTTGGTGACCAGTGGTGTCCTGATGTTGCATCATCGATGGGGGAATTGGGGGATACGAGAGTGAGGGAGCGTATGTTCGGGAGGTATGATGGACAGAGCTCCAGTGGCTGCCGGCATAGAGAGGGAGCCGAGAGGAAGAGGGATGGGGATGAAAGCAACGATAGAGGTAGGCGATGGAGGAGACGAAAGAAAAGATGAGCGGCTATTGAGGGGATAAGGTTGTGCTAGCGCTAGGTGGGTCCGACGGGACGCGTGGAGGGTGCAACACTCGACTGATTTGGTGAGAAATCAGTCAGTGGAAAGCAATACTTTTCCTTTTCCAAAACCCTCTCgtgccccctctcccctccctcctccatgTCCGGTGCCCTGAAAAAAATCTGGCGACCCAACTGCCACCACACGCCCCGTGGTAAAGAAAAAGGGCCCGAAGAAGCCGCGGTCGGAGCTCATGTTGGCGGAACCCGCGCAACTCGACTGTGAATCGGCCAAGTGGAGGGCCCGGTGGACCATTGCGGTGGAGAGGAAAGCTGCCGCTGACTACGACACCGAGGCTCCCGCGATGCAGGCCGCACAACACAAGGTCGTCATCGATGACAAAACTTAGGGTTTATTTTGAAGGTTGTCAAGGGTGCCGACCGGTGGCTGCCGACGAGAGATTTGGCGGGAGGGGTGATCGATCTATAGACTGGCATACGTATGCCGGTCGCTGACTTTGTTGCTGGTGAGAGATTTGAGGGGTTGATCATTATGTAGGCTGGCATATGTATGCCGGCTGCAGGCTTTGTTGTCGACGTGAACTATGACCTCTCACATGAACTACGACTATGATGAAAAAAAATATTTACAAATAATTCTAGACGACGGACAAGAGGCATGTGCATGCTAGACACACGGTTAGCGCATCTAGAAAAACGGCCGAACATCGTCCCATTGCCCTACCCAAACAAACAAAATCCAAATAAAACGCACATCTGTTTGGGATCGTGTGTTAGAGTTGGCCTTATagcttccaaaggaaatatttaaaACCAACTTAGATAACGAACACCATCAAAGAGATATTTTGAAGCTTTATTAAGTTCATTATTAGTTTTCCTCCGTGAACAACGGAGACCACAAATCCATGGTAACAATTCAAACCATGAGGACAATCAAGAGACTCAGGAACATCCATTACGAGCATCTTCAACAATTGTCCTATTTTAAGGCGCAAAATGGAGGTGAAGTAAAAAAAAAAGAACCCCTCCCCACAAAATGGAGCAAAATGAGGACTTATTTTTTAGGCGCGAGAAGTGGTCGTTTCTAGCAGGCAACCGCAGATCTAAAACAGGACAACCGCACACAACCGCCCTGCAACCGA
This genomic stretch from Hordeum vulgare subsp. vulgare chromosome 6H, MorexV3_pseudomolecules_assembly, whole genome shotgun sequence harbors:
- the LOC123402444 gene encoding arabinogalactan protein 23-like → MAAPALPSFLRQSNKDNPQSISQSTSSSPPFFSGSGALVRAFVRDHHLDQEEMEMKKIACAVLVAASATVALAADAPAPAPGAAAAGSAAAAVPAVGAVLGATVLSFFAYYLQ